The window ATAAATCAAATACTAAATGTGAGACAATGACTAGTGGAATACTTCTCCTCCAGGCATAAAGCCAGCCCCAGAGTAATCCTGCAGTGAGTGCTGCAAACGGCAGCATAAATTGCCCAGAATAAAGATGGACTGATGAATACATAATGGCGGAAACTATAATGCTTCCTCCGGTACTGAGATAGTTAACTAGGCGTTTCTGCACAAATCCTCGCCAAAATATTTCTTCTCCTGGCACTACGATTAAAATCAATGCCAGGTATTGCCAAAACATATGTGGGCCAAACCGTTTATAAAGGGCAGAGATTTGATTTGAAACTGGAATATGTATTAGTTCAATGAACTGGTTTCCTATCCAGAATAGACCAAAGAGAAGGGCTCCAGAAACTATACCAGTGAAGAGGTATTTAAATACGGATAATTTATCATCTAATTTATCTTTAGCAACAACAAAACAAATTAGTAACAACATAGTGGCAGTGAAAAAATACCAGAAAACCACTTTGTTGTGAAAAGTAAAAAACATAAGTAAATGCGCCAAAAGAAACCCACTTATGAATCGAAAATCGAAAGCGCATTTTCTCATCTTAAGAAACCCCTTCCTGAGACCTTATTTTCTATTTTAACAAACTAATAATAAAATATGTATGTGTAAAGAGTAAAGACAAAAATTTGCGGATTGTTTGCTGAACGTTTAATAAGCTTAGAATTTACTACAAAAAAAACACCATATAAAAAGCAATGTAACTGCTTTTTATATGGCGGACTCTTTAATGATTTTATAGTTTTTATGATTGACGACAGTTCTCTGATCAAGTTCAAGGTCTAGATAATTGTCCATATAAGTTAAATCAACAATTACTGAGTTTTCATTCACTTTTTCAACGATTCCTTGTAAGCCTTCTCTAAACTCGATAACGTTTCCAACTTGTGCTCTTTTCAAATACCCTCTCTCCCTTGTCATTAATATTTTTATAAGTAACAGTTTGCACTACTTTACCAGATTCGTAAATCATTTTCAGCGATTTTATCCGTTATTTTTAGTTGTTTTTTTTAATTCGACAATATTCCTTTACCTTTCTCTGAATTTCTACATGATTCGCATGAATACTGGCTTTTTCATTACAACCCAAACTAAAAGTAGAATAGACAGAGGACCTTAAATTTAGGTACAATTATCGGATATAAGAATTGAATAGTTTTTAGAATAAAAATGATAATTTTTAAAAAAATAGGTATGGTGATTGAATTGAATGAACAGACCATTAATGAAATATTTAACAAATTAAAAAGCAAGGAACTCAATGAGTTTTTTGTTAAAAAAGAAGACTTTTTACCAGTTCGCAAAGTATTGGTTAATCGTGATGATTTTAAGCACATTCGGGGTATAGCTCTTAGGGGGGGAGATGTAATGTATCAGTATACGGATGATCCCAGAAGTTAGAAACCGTGTCTAAATAAATAATATGCAAAATTTTTGAATTTTAACAAAATATTTTGATTTATGTGACAAAATACCTATATTTCCTCCGAAACAAGTTGTACAATAATTCTAAAAGCCTAAGAGGTGACAAGCATGAATTTGTTCGATACTCAAGAGGAGCTTTTATATTTAATTGAAAATAAGCGGAGTGAAATGGTGTTAGTAGCGTCTAGAACAGGATTTTTAAGCCATCAGACTTTAAAAACGAGTAAAGAACTAGATGAATTGCTTAATCTACATTACCAATTATGGGGAATTTGACTATTTTGTAGTGTTATTTAATCGTAACACTACTTTATTATTATTAAGGAAATTTCTATTTAGAAATTGTAGCCGAACATGCGATTCCGATTTTTTGTATAGTTTGTGAAATAATGTACAAATGAAAGCGTTTAATAAATTGAATATTTTATATACGTGAAAATATGCACATTTTTATTGTCGAAACATGCGTAGAAATGCTATTCTTTCAATTAGAGATGTGGAATGTCAGACAACTTAAAATCATTCATTTGTTTTTATAAAAGTTATACATGAATAACAAGTTTGAGGAAAAAATAAGTAAAGTTATTGGTGTCTCAAAGTACTATTTATTTGTTTTAAAGATATTTATGGCTTTTTAGGTAAATCCTCGAATTATTTTAAGTTTAAAATTGGACGCATTTTTCATCTTCACAAAATGCAATTAGAAAAGGAGTAGGATTATACAATGGTTGAAAAACAATATAAGGTAACTGCAGATACAGGTATTCATGCTCGCCCAGCAACACTTTTAGTACAAGCTGCGGGTAAATTCAATTCAGATATTCAGCTTGAATATAAAGGCAAAAAGGTAAACTTAAAATCCATTATGGGTGTAATGTCTTTAGGAATCGGTCAAGGTGCAGAAATTAAAATCATTGCAGAGGGCAATGATGAGAAAGAAGCGGTACAAAGCTTAGAAGATACATTAAAAAAAGAAGGTCTAGCTGAATAATGAGTTCATTAATCGGAATTGCGGCGTCAAGTGGGATTGCAATCGCAAAAGCATATCGTTTGGTTGAGCCAGACCTTTCTTTCAGTAAGAAAACTGTTGAAGATTCTAATATGGAAATTGAACGTTTTCGAGCTGCAATAGCAAAAGCCAAACAAGAGCTTGAGCAAATTCGTGACCGTGCTCATCATGAATTAGGTGCTGATAAAGCAGCTATTTTTGAAGCACATCTTCTTGTGTTAAGTGACCCAGAACTTTTGAATCCGATTGAAGAAAATATTAAGACTGAAAAGATTAATGCTGAATCGGCTTTAAAAGATACTGCAGACATGTTCATCACATTATTTGAGCAAATGGATAATGAGTATATGAAAGAACGTGCAGCTGATATTCGCGATGTAACCAAGCGGGTACTTGCACATCTTTTAAAAGTGGACCTTGTTAACCCAAGTATGATTTCGGAAGAAGTTATTATTGTTGCTGAAGATTTAACACCTTCAGATACGGCTCAGTTAAATCGTAAATTTGTAAAAGGGTTTACAACGAATATTGGTGGTCGAACATCTCATTCAGCCATCATGGCACGTTCAATGGAAATTCCAGCTGTTGTTGGAGCAAAAACGGCAACTGAGGAAATTAACAACGGGGATCTAGTCATAGTTGATGGTCTAAGTGGAGAAGTTCATATTAACCCATCCGATGACGTGGTGAAGCAATTCGAGAAAAAACACGCAGATTATGAAGTGCAAAAAGCAGAGTGGGCAAAGCTTGTTAATGAAAAGACCATGACTGCAGATGGACACCATGTTGAATTAGCCGCAAATATTGGTACACCAAATGATCTAGTTGGTGTTAAAAATAACGGTGGTGAAGGTGTTGGCCTTTATCGAACAGAATTCCTTTACATGGGCAGAGATCAACTTCCTACAGAAGAAGAGCAATATACTGCTTATAAGGCTGTTTTAGAGGGTATGGAAGGAAAACCTGTCGTTGTACGTACACTTGATATCGGTGGAGATAAAGAACTCCCATACTTAAGTTTACCAAAAGAAATGAACCCATTTCTTGGTTTCCGGGCCATTCGTTTATGCCTAGAGGAACAAGGGATGTTCCGTACTCAATTAAGAGCATTATTAAGAGCAAGTACTGCCGGAAATTTAAAAATTATGTTCCCAATGATTGCGACACTTGATGAATTCCGTCAAGCAAAAGCAGTTCTGGAAGAGGAAAAGCAAAAATTAGTGAATGAGGGTATCACTGTTTCTAACACAATTGAAGTGGGAATCATGGTGGAAATTCCGTCAACAGCTATTCTTGCCGACCAATTTGCTAAAGAAGTTGATTTCTTTAGTATTGGAACAAATGATTTAATTCAGTACACTATGGCAGCGGACCGTATGAATGAACGCGTTTCCTACTTGTATCAGCCATATAGCCCATCCATTCTTCGCCTTGTGAAAATGGTTATTGATGCTTCACATAAAGAAGGTAAGTGGACAGGTATGTGTGGTGAAATGGCTGGAGACGAAATGGCGATTCCAGTCCTACTTGGTTTAGGATTAGATGAGTTTTCAATGAGTGCAACGTCGATCTTAAAAGCACGTTCACTTATAAGTCGCCTTAACAAGTCAGATATGGAAAATTTAGCAGTTGAAGTTCTACAAATGAGTACAACCTCACAATCCATTGCAGCAATTGAAAAAGCTACAGCTAAATAAGTGAAATGTTTAGAAGCCGACTAGAAGTAGTTGGCTTTTTTTTTTGAAGAAGTGTTTATACTGTAAAAAATACGGAAATGGTAGACATAAAAGGGTGATTTTGGATGAAAAACAAAGTTATTTCATGTCTACTGCTATTCTTGCTGCTTTCACAAATTACAGGGTGCACTTCTTTTTCAAATCAAATTATTGCTAACAAGTATGCAGAAGCGGTGCTGACAAAAAATAATGAGCTAGAATTTCGTTTAAAAATCAATAATCGCCTCTTACATTCTGATCAACCTTATAAAGTTAAAGTAAGTATTCACAATCATCAATTGGCGACCGCATTAGGTACAAATGAGATTATTTATGGCGAAGATATCGTTTATTCAGGAGAATATTTAGAGGCAAATGAATCAGATCAACAAGCAATTTACATTACCCCAATCACACTTAAACTGGATCTTCACCCGTTTGAAATTGAGAGAATGATAGTGGATGATCGAGCAATTTCCATTGAGGTTTTTAATGACCAACAGGTTTTAGGGAAAGCCTTTTTAACAAACTTTTCAACACAGCTTTAAACTATTAACAAAAAGAATTGTAAAATTCTCTTAAAGATAAAATACTGTTAAAATGAAAGGAGATGGAAAAAAGAGAGGAGTTTTAGATGATGTTTCAACCGACAAACACAGTAATTGGTTTTATCGGAACAGGAGTTATGGGGAATAGTATGGCAGGTCATTTATTATCTGCAGGGTATTCATTAATTATTTATACAAGATCAAAAGAAAAGGCAGAAATGTTGCTTCAAAAGGGTGCAAATTGGGCAAATACACCAAAAGAAGTAGCAGAAAAAGCCAATGTAATTTTCACAATGGTGGGCTATCCATCTGATGTGGAAGAGGTATATTTAGGAGAAGACGGGTTAATCACTAACGGAAAAGAAAATACATATTTACTTGATATGACTACTTCAACTCCCTCATTAGCTGTTAAAATTCAGCATGAGGCAAGTAAAAAGGGAATTCATGCTTTGGATGCACCAGTTTCCGGTGGAGATATTGGGGCCAAAGAAGCCCGCCTTTCGATTATGGTGGGCGGAAATGATGAAGATTTTCAAAAAGTTGAGCCTCTTCTACAATTATTAGGAACAAATATCGTCTATCAAGGCAAAGCCGGTTCAGGGCAACATACAAAAATGTGTAATCAAATTACTATTGCTTCCAATATGATTGGTGTATGTGAAGCGTTAGTTTATGCTAGAGAAGCTGGGCTTGATCCAGAGTTAGTATTAAAAAGCATTTCATCTGGGGCTGCCGGGAGTTGGTCTTTATCCAATTTAGGACCACGGATGATCGCTGGTGATTTTGCACCAGGGTTCTATATTAAACATTTTATTAAGGATATGAATATTGCTTTGCAAGAAGCTGAACAAATGGGATTAGAGGTTCCTGGTTTAGCGTTAGCTAGGTCATTATATGGAAAATTGGTTGATCAAGGAGAAGAAAATAGCGGGACTCAAGCACTTTATAAATATTGGAGCAATTAAAGTTTTTTTTACGGAAAGGTTTACCATGAATGATTATTCCCTAGAAATCGAAAATAAGAGTGAAAGATTAGAAAGGGGATATTGTTCATGGCAAAAAGAAATAAAAAGAATGATCCGCAGCAGAAAAACAAAAAAGGGTTTGATTCAGCAGTTTTAAATGAAGAGTTTGCACATGAAATGGGAAGTGCGGCAACCAACAAAATTCATAAAGATAAAGCAAAAAAAGAAAAAGCCTCAAAAAATAATGGCGAATATAAGGGATAAATAAGAAAAACAAAAGGGTCGGACTTCCTTTAGTATCAACCTAATATAGATAATTCTATATTAGGCTGTCAGAGGGTCTGACCCTTTCCAATTATTTTAAGATAGATGTTCCCTAACATACGATTCTAACCTGTTTAATCCTTCTTCAAGCGTTTCTTGTGAATATGCATAAGAAATACGGAAATATCCTTCACCAAGCTGTGAAAAAGCACTACCTGGAACAACTGCAACCTTTGATTCATGAACCAATGATAGAGCAAAATCAAAAGAATTCAGCTTAGTAGGAGGATTTTTTACAAAGAAATAAAATCCACCATCTGGTTTGATGACTTCAAGGTTCATGTTTTGAAGCCGGTTATGTACATAATCTCTTCGTTTTTGATATTCTATTTTCATTGGGAGGGCATCATTAATACCTACTGTTAGCGCTTCAAGAGCTGCCATTTGCGAAATAGAGCTTGCACAGGTAACGTTGTACTGGTGAACCTTAATAATATGTTTAGCTATCCCCTCAGGGGCAAATAGCATGCCAATTCTCCAACCAGTCATTGAATGAGATTTAGATAGTCCATTTATGACAATTGTTTTTTCCTTCGCGTATTTGGCAATCGAAGTATGGGGTCTTTCAAATGATAATTCACTATAAATTTCGTCTGCTAAAATAAATATATTTCGGTCTTTGATTAACTCGGAAATTTCTCTTAACTCCTCTTCAGTTAAACTGACCCCAGTTGGATTTGAGGGGTAGGGGAGGACAATGCACCGAGTTTTTTCAGTAATGTATGGTTCGATTAATTTAGCTGTAAATCTAAATTGATTTTTCCGAATATCAGCGAATACAGGAGTAGCCTCACATAAGCGGATAATCGGTTCATAACCTGGATAGACAGGTCCTGGTAAAATGACTTCAGTTCCCTTATCTAAAATGGTTCGGAAGGCGACATCGATTGCTTCGCTTGCGCCGGTAGTGATTATTACTTCTGTTTCTGGGCTATATGAAATACCATATTTTTCTTGATAAAAATTTGCAGCTGCCTGACGTAGTTGAATGGTACCGGCATTATGAGTATAAGATGTAAAATTCTCATCAATTGCTTTTTTTGCTGCCTCTTTAACATGATTTGGCGTAGGGAAATCTGGTTGTCCAATGGTTAGCGAGATCATATCTTTCGTATCAGCAACCATATTAAAAAATTTTCTGATTCCTGATATTTCAATTTCTTTTACGTTTCTGTTGATTAATTGATCCAAAATTTTTCATCCTTCCGATAAGGTTATTCACTATTTTACCATGTTCCCAGAAATCGATGTCTATTAAATACAATATAATAAAAGTAGCACAAAAGTGGAAGAATGGGATATATTTGAAAAGGGATGGGGGTGTCACCGTGATTCGAACATGTGCAATAAAAGATGATAACATAATTTACGATATTCCCATAACAGAAATTAAGCAAACAGACATAAAATGGTTTTGGGTAGATTTTGTTAATCCAACAGATCAAGAGGCCAGTTTATTGAAAAGTTTTTTTAAATTTCATCCTTTGGCAATAGAAGATTGCTTAGATGAATTCACCCAACGCCCGAAGCTTGATTTTTACGAAAACTACATTTTTATAGTAGCCCATGCTATCAATCAAGAATCCCTTAAACCGTACGAGGTAGATTTGTTTGTTGGGGACCAATTTATTGTGACCTACCAAGAAAGACCTGTTCGTGACTTGAATAATTTATGGGATCGTATGAAAAAAGATAAAAGTCTCATGCAGGGACCATTTTTTATTATGCATGCAATTATAGATCGGCTTGTTGATGATTATTTTGCACCCGTTTATCAGATAGAGGAGCTGCTAAATTCGATTGAAGATAATTCTAATCAAGAGAGTGTCCAAGTGCTAATCAAAAAATTATTCGATATTCGTTCTGACTTATCTAAGCTCAGAAGAACGATCCTGCCGATGAGCGATTTACTCTATAGAATAATCCATTCAGAACGATTAAATCATTTGAAGGAACAAAAACTATATTTTTATGATGTTCAAGACCATTTATTAAGACTAGTCGAAATGTTAGAATCATATCGTGATTTTTCTTCAGATATTCGCGATAGCTATTTGTCGGTGAATTCTAATACAATGAACAGTATCATGATGACGTTAACCGTTATTACGACGATTTTTATGCCTCTCACGTTTATAGTAGGGGTTTATGGGATGAATTTTGTACATATGCCTGAGCTCCAATGGAAGTATGGTTATTTTATTATTTTAGGTCTAATGGGTTTAGTAGCCCTTCTTATGTTTTATTATTTCCGTTCTAAAGGTTGGTTTACCATTGGAAAAGTGAACGAACGTAAAAAGAGAAAAATAAATTTAAAATAAAAACCTCTTGGAGAAATCCAAGAGGTTCAATGGTTTCTTATTTATTGTGTAGCTTCAGCCTCTGAGGAGCCACTTCCATTCCGTTTTCTTAGTAACCGTATGCCCAGTCAACTTCTTCTGCATGCCAAAACACTGGAGAAATTGCTCCAAAATCCACCATTTTGTTTTCCACTTGGCAATTGCAGTGTTCGCACCCGCATTGTTCCTTAAGAGTTTCATAAACTATGTGATCAACGTTTTCAATAATTGTGACTTTTTGATTCGGTTGAAATAGGATGGCTGTTCCTTTCATCAAATATCTCTCCTTGTTAATGTATTGAACATAAACGATATGTGAACATGACATTATCAACTCACTTGGAAAATTGTTCCGATTTCCTCTTTATGCTTGTATTGTATTCCTGTTTGTTAGAAAGGTCTAGGTGGTAGTGGCAACGTTCACAAAACTATCGATAATTGTTAAAAAAATCACAGAAATAGTATCAAGATGTTGCTAAATAGTGAAAACGACCAATTACATTAAGATAAAAAAACGGGCGAACAGGACATAGGTCCATTGTTTCACCCGTTTTTTTGGAAATCCCTTTAATGTAAAAGCTTGTCCAAAACGATTATGCCTGAAAGAAAGATGATAAGATTTTAAAAATAACTTTCGCCTAGTCTTTTAAATTGAGGTTTTTGATTTTGCCGAGGCTTATTTTTTTCCGGACCTTCATTCTCACGTATACCGGTGTATGATTGTAATAATTGTTTGGCAACGGTTAATGGAAGTCTTGTTTTCGGATTCTTAACTTGGTCATCTAACTTTCCTAAGTGGGGGAGATGGGTGAAATCTTCTTTTGATGGGGGAATATGAAAAGAATAATTTCCACTTACAACTAACACATCAGATTGCTGTTGACTAAGCCTTGGGTTTGCTGAAAAATGAAGGCCAACTTTTTTTGCCTTTCCTTCACGGAGCATCTTCTTTAAAGCTTCATGTTTTAACTTATACAAATACTTTGGGTTTGGGGCTGTTTTTGCATGCCGATTAACAATGAAGATCGCTTGCGAGAGGTTTTCAACTGTCGGTATCAGTTTTTGAGGGTTAATACTTCCCAGGGTCAATGTAATAATCTCCTTTCAAAGAGTATATCTTATTATAACCTTTTTATAGGTCAAAGGGAATGCCATTTCATTTGACCTATAAAAAAGGAAGCAGCTAATGCTTCCTTTTGGGTAAATGGTTGGAAATAAACAGAAAAATAAATCGGAACCTCTATCTTAAATCCTTTTAATATGGTCGTATTGGACCGGGGTATCCACCATATCCATAGGGACTTGGAAATGGTGGATAGGCCGGATAAGGTGGATATGGCGGTGGATAATAGGGACGATTAAATAAAAAAGGACTAGCAGCTAATCCTAAAACAGAACCTGCGACGAACGGAAGTAATCCGAAACCGAAAAAACGTTCATCTTGATAGTGCTGTACTGCACCACGTGGATAGTAGGCATAATCATAATTCACTTAGTTTTCCTCCTCAGCGAAACTTGGCTTTTCATGTTATTGTATGGCAACCATCTATGAATGAGCCTGTCAGAGGAGGTTGAGTTCTTAAGAAAGAGTCAATTAACCTTTGGCCGCTAACTGAAATATAGTTAATTCAGGATGTGATAAAAAGCGAAAAGGAAGCCTGGTTGTCCCTATCCCCCTATTTACATATAGGGTTAATTTTTGAGATTGATTTTTAATTTCGTAAAAGCCTTCAGTGTATTTCTCAGCAAAAGGTGGCGTGACCAATGCACCAAAAAATGGGATTTTGATTTGACCTCCATGGCTATGTCCACTTAATTGTAATTCAATCCCATAAGAAAGAGCTTGATCAGCTAAATCTGGTGCATGGCTTAATAATATTTTATAAGAATAATCTGGAATATCTGCTAGAGCTTGTTCAAGATTTGGTTTGCCAAGCATGGCATCATCTAAGCCAATAATATAGATCAAACTTCCATCTAATAGCTTGACTGCTCTATAATCATTTTGGAGTATTGTAAAACCGGATTGACTCATTATTGATTGGAAAATATCGGAGCCATAACCACCATGATCATGATTTCCATATACACAAAATTTTCCTAAGGGGGCTTTTAAACTGCTCAAAAGAGGTGTGATCTTTGATTGATGTTCATACTGATTAGGTGCATCCATCAAATCTCCAGTAAAGAAAATGATATCTGGTGCGATAGCGTCTATTTTTGAGATTAATTTTTCAAGCTGATTAAGATTATATTGGAATCCAAGATGGGTATCGCTAAATTGAACTATTTTACAGCCATCAAACCCAACAGGAATATGAGGGTGTTCAATCATATGCTCTGTTATTTTCAGCATCCGTGTTTCTATATCTCGAGCATAATAATAGATGCCAGTACCTGACCCCAATGTAATCATTCCAAACTGTAGAAACCTCTTTAAGAAAAATCTTCTAGAAACCTTTTTAAGCATAATAATACTCCCATTCGGATTCGATATTCATATTTATTTCAGGAATAAAATGAATCGAGATAGAGGTTATTTACATGATTGCCGTCAATTAATATATACTTGTCAACTGTAAACAATATGTATGAAAAACAAACATCGGACTGTTGAAAGGTAGCTTTTCTATAAATAAAAAACCTCACTAAAAAAGTGAGGTGAAATAAAGATTAATGGTAACTTATCGCCCTGGATTTAAGGGCTAGCCATGATGTATGGAATTGTTGCTTATCAACTGCATGCTGTTTTTTTCCTGCCAAGGGGTCATTTATATACACGAATTTTTCATCAAAGCCTACTAATACGACTGCATGCAAATCAAGCGGCGTGTGAATGATTTGATTGCCGTGTAACCAAGACTCTGGGCGATCTGGCAGACGGAAATCACCAGTGGTCCAAACAACAACGGGATACCCATGTGCAACATGCTTTAAAACCTCATCAAAGCTCTGATTGGTTAAATTCACAGCCCTGTCGGGTAAGTAGTCATTGACCAAGTCTTCCATGGGTTGGTCAAATACGGCATAACCAGCAGTTTTTCCAGTCATATCCCCCACAAAGCCATCGTTAGGATTCCCCCATCTTATGATGTCACCTGACCTTGATCTTTGAATAGCATCAGGATCTTTCTTGATTTTAGAAAATAGCTCCATTTTATTTGTATTAACACCAGCAAATTGAAGCATCATCGTCAGACTGGTGACCTCACAGCCATATTTTAATTCAGGATTTTGCTTAATTAATGGGACATCCAAAAGGAATTTTTTTGCTTGATTTGAGGATGAATTATTGACCTGAGTTGACGGGATAATTGGACTTTGAGCTATTGGTTTAAATTTGGTAGCTATTCCGTTGTCATGAGATGATTCGGCGAAATTTGCATGACTGTACCCGAGCAACGGTAAAAGGATGACCACAAAACATGTTTTTCGCATTTTGATATCTTCCTTTCGATTTCCGGCTCTATATTATATTTTGATTTTCAATCTGCTTTTATGATGGTATTATGTTGCCAACGAAGTTTTATAATAAAAGGTTTTTTTTGGAGGTTTAAGTGAATGGACGCATTGGATATCATAACTGATTTAGATAATGTTATCCCTTTTTTTCAACCGATATTCAGTGCAGACGAGCATCGTGTAATTGGCTACGAAATTTTGGGGAGATATAGAGGAAAGACAGAGATAGAGTCTTTAGGTCCTTTTTTTCTTGATGATCAAATACCTGACGAATATCGACTTGAAGTGGATAATACGGTTTTGACAAAGGCTTTAGAAATGGCAGTTGATCTGGAAAAGGACGTCTTGTTATTTATCAATCGCGATGCAAATATCCTCATGCATGATCATGGGGAACAATTTTTACAGCTGCTAATGCAATACCAGGAAAAAGGAATTTCAATGAATCGGATCGTCTTAGAGATTTCCGAGCGTAATTATAAAGGTCCATTTGATCATTTAGATCATTTGTTAAACTATTATCGGACATATGGAATGAAATTGGCAATAGATAAGGTAGCGAACGATAGTAGCCATTTAGATCGAATCGGTGAACTAGCACCTGATATCATAAAAGTGGATTTACAAGCATTAAGATCAACCGGGACAGGTCCTGCATTTCAGGATGTTTTATATTCGTTATCTCTCTTGGCTCGTAAAATAGGGGCAACCCTTTTATTTGAAAACGTTGAAATGGTATT of the Bacillus sp. 1NLA3E genome contains:
- a CDS encoding EAL domain-containing protein, translating into MDALDIITDLDNVIPFFQPIFSADEHRVIGYEILGRYRGKTEIESLGPFFLDDQIPDEYRLEVDNTVLTKALEMAVDLEKDVLLFINRDANILMHDHGEQFLQLLMQYQEKGISMNRIVLEISERNYKGPFDHLDHLLNYYRTYGMKLAIDKVANDSSHLDRIGELAPDIIKVDLQALRSTGTGPAFQDVLYSLSLLARKIGATLLFENVEMVFQLQFAWKNGGRYYQGFYLCRPCDHFVERDMLKDRLKDECHTFIANEKRKLESLYAITENFQVRMQEFINKNRKVLDYEELLKTLVKMMDHIAFRIYICDEDGFQKTPNFFFENEEWKVQNEYLNKNWSWRPYFLENIIKMRYERKGILSDLYSDIETGETIRTFSYPVNANDYVFIDLSYSFLYQHEGLI